The sequence below is a genomic window from Candidatus Methanoplasma termitum.
TCTTATAAAACTAATATCATTGTTTTTCTCTATTACAAAAAAAGAAACCATTATAACAGTCTTAAAGCTACATAGTCGGGCTTAGTAACGGAGGAATGAAATGGGGATATTTGATGAGTCGAAACAAAAAAGAAAACAGCTCATTAAAAATAGGAATATCCTCCAAACAACATATATTCCGGATCAACTCCCTCACAGAGAAAATGAGATCAGGAATATTGTTGAAATAATCACTCCTTCTCTCTACAAGAACAAACCATCAAATATACTTGTTACCGGGAAGACAGGAACAGGAAAGACCGCAGTTCTGAATTATATAGGAAAAGAACTAAAAAAAGAAGATCCAAAAGAAGAGAACTGCAGTTTTATTTATGTTAATTGTGAGATCGTAGATAATCCATATGGAATTCTTTTTAACATTTCAAATCAAATAATCATAGATCAGAACAGAATACCTCCCACAGGTTGGAGTCTTGATAGAGTTTATGATACAATGATAAGTTATATCGATAAAGAGAACAAGGTATTCATCATTGTTCTGGATGAGATAGACAGAATACTTCAGAAGAATGGTGACGATATATTCTATTTCTTGACAACGATGAATGAAATCTTAAAACAATCAAAGATATCTATAATCGGAGTAACAAATAATGCAAAATTCACTGAACTCCTATCCACAAAGATTAAAAGCAGATTGGGTGAAGAGAAAGTTATTTTTTCACCTTATAATGCAGAACAGCTTCAGAATATATTAAGGGGAAGAGCAGAACTCGCATTTGATACTGAAATAATAGGTGACGGAGTAATATCGCGTTGTGCGGCAATATCCGCACAGGATTCAGGCGATGCGAGGAAAGCACTGGATCTTCTAAGAGTATCGGCCGAGATCGCAGAAAGAAACGGAGACACGTCGGTAACAGAGGCTCATGTTATAGCGGCGAGGAATAAGATAGAAATCGATGCCGTAATTGAAGTTATAAGAACTATAACCGTTCAATCAAAGATAGTTCTCAGAAGTATAATAGAACTTCATGAAAAAAAAGACATAATCACAACCGGAAATGTTTATTCTATCTATAAGGAAAATTGTGACATTCTCAGCGCTAATCTCTTGAAGGAAAAAAGAGTGGCTGATCTGATATCAGAGTTGGATATGTTGGGAATAATTCATGCAAGGGTGAAATCATTCGGGAGAAATGGAAGAACAAGGGAAATAGAACTCAATATTAACAAAGACATAATTGATTTTGTTAAGAAAGATGAACTTTTTGAACCTCTTCAAAAGCACAAATCAAAAAAGCAGACAACACTGTGGAAAGAACAGGAAGATAATAAAAAGGTCTGATCCATAGTGAATCTGATAACATCATTCATTATTTTCTTTTTCCACTGGAAATGAAGGGGGGAGGGCGTTCATTTATTCCATTAAAAGTTGGTCTGTCACCACTATAGCCACTCGTTTTTGATAAAGGTTGTTACCGCATCCGCTGATCCTACCCATAAAAACAACCTAAGGTCGTCCCCATGTTCCGATGCCGACCGTGGAGGCATCGGTCTGTGATATCCATTAACCCATGCGGTCGGGTCCCCCGCAGTTCCGCATCATCGATTTATTGCCCGGCCCCGAAGGCCATTTCCGCGTTCCCGATATGCCCGACGATACTGTATCGATTTTCTAAGCGACCACGAAGGCCAAAAAGAAGCCGACATCCTTTCCCGTCCGGCTGTGCTTCACCGCATCCCGATCGTTCATGATCATTCTGTCTGCGCTGCCTCCATCTCATCCTCTATCTCGTCGGAATCGGCGAGATATCTTGTCACAGCCATCACTGTCGGGTCTGCGGAATACTTCCTGTCCCGGGTCACCATGGCCCAGATCATACGGGCCATGGAATTCGCACATGCCACCAACGCCTCGTTGTGATGTTTGCCGTTGGCCTTCAGACGTTTGTATTTCTCGGATATGAACGAGTCCGCATGGTTTATGTGAACGAACGTTGCCTGGCACAACAGCCTCCTGAGTTCTGGGTCCCCTCTGCGGCTGATCCCGCAGTTCTTCGGTCTGTCGGCGGATTCGTCAAGTTTGGGAGTTATACCGGCAGATGCGGCGAATGCCCGCCCATCCACGAAACGTGTCATATCATCGGCCATGCACGTGACATACGCCGCAGACAGGATACCGAATCCGGGGACCGACCAAACGATATCGAACATCCTGTTGCCTTCCATCCTGTATCGGATCATCTTCTCCGTCTGAGACTTCCTCGCTTTGATACTCTCGGCCTTCGCCGCATCCAGAATGAGAATGTGGTCCCCCGTTGCCTTCAGCTCCCTGAGGGCAAGAACACAGGTGATGTCGGAGTAATCGCGGGACAGCTTCATTCCTCTTATCAGAAGATGGGATCTGATCTGTTTTTTCAAAGCGGTCAGATCGTTCCTGTCGTTGATATCGAACCTGCACAATTCCCTCTGCACCAGCACCTCCCGCGAAGGCATATGGGCGACGGCGAACTCGATCTCCCCCATCAGCCGCCTGCGCATATACCCCGCCAGTTCAGCAGCGTCGTTATCATCGTTCTTTGTTTTGGACCTGGTTATCCTGTACAGGTCGGCGGCATGGGCCACCGTCACTCTGAACCCGAGATTGGTCAGCATCCAATAGACGTCGTGAGACTTGGTCGAATTCTCTATCAGAATATACGCATCCTGACCGTGAAGACGGTTCGTCAGTCCTACCATTCCCGCAGCGTCCGAAGGGAACCTCCGGAAATCGGCGTTGAATCTTTCCAAAAAATCCAGGTTCTTCTTTCTCGGCTCTTCTTTGCCTGCGTACACTGCAAACGCCGCACATTTTTCCTTATGCACATCTATCCCGATCGCTATTTTCATCTATGCGTTCCTCCTCCAAAACAGAGGACCGCTTCCGTACGCACCGGAAATCGGTTATTTTATAACCTTGCCGCCCATCATACATACGGTCTGTGGTTTTCTGTTGTGGTAAACTAATATCACAGACCAACTTTTAATGAGGGCGGATTTTTGGTTCTGTAATCAAAAGAATTTAGCCGAAGAAACAAGACATGCCAAGGAATATCATATCTCGGAAGACGGATATTGGATCCCTTTAACCGAGCAGTATGCAGGGTTGCTTTTGTGACAATATATATCAATTTAGAAAAATATACAAGTGGTAAAATCTTTTAAAGAGAACGCCATACTGTGTTTACTTTATCAGTTAAAGTGGGGGAGAAACAGTGGCGGGTGTTAAATCAAAGGATATTTTAAAGCCTAAAAGCAAGTTGATAATGACAGCGATAGTTGCGTTGGCGGTATTGGCGATGGTTGCGGCCGTATACAGTCCGACAAGTGATGCAGCTGCGCGTTGGTACTGTGTTGAAAATGGTAGTATGACGCAATCGCCTGCATCAACAACAGAATACAGCAGCGATCAAGCTGCCATGACTATAAATGCAAACGGTTGGCATTATTTTATTCCAAGTAATACCACGGCAACAGCCCCGGTTACAGCAAGAAACATAAATGTAGATTCAATCACAGTCAGTGGTGGGAGTACTGCAAATATTATTCTCTGGAGCAGCTCAGTATGGACATTTACGTTGACAGTTACAAATGGGATAACTGTGGCAAATGGAAGCACATTAAATATTTACGTTCAACCCATCGATAGAACCGCTTCTACCGTTAGAATAGGTGATGCCAAAATTATCACTCCCTCGATACAACTCAACGGTACCGCCAAACTGAAGAACGTAGGTACCATCGAGGTTGGCAATCTTTTCTTCAGCGACAACAACAATGCTGCGATCACCGCCAACGGTACGCTTAATAATTATGGTATAATCACAAACACTTCATCGGGTAATGGCGTAACTCTCACAGGGGACAAAGGTGGCATAGCCACTGTCAACAACTACGGCATATTTGGAACAAATGTTGCTAGTACTTCCATTTCCACTCTCGGTGGTCAGATTTACGCTAGCACCAATGGCATCAATGTGATGGCTTCCGGTGGCAACATTACTAACGACGGAGTAATACAGGGAGGCACCTATGGTATTAATGCCACTCCCAACGTGACAGTTATAAATAACGCAGCCGGAACGATACAAGGCAACACGACAGGTATAAATCTTGCTGCCGGCGGAACGGTAACAAACAGTGGGTTAATCACAGGCGTCAGTGATATTGGAATATATACAAACGGACCCAACACCCAAATAACAAATAACAATTCACCCGGCGGTGGTGTAATATCGGGCGGAACCAAAGGGATCAGTGTGACAGCTGCGGCCGCAGGAACCACGATCACCAACACCGGTAACATTGGCGGCAGTCAAATCGGTATCGACGCCCAGGCCAATGTGACCGTTACCAATACCGATGGTGAGATACACGGCGACAGTACGGCCGGGATCAATCTTGCGGTCGGCGGAACTGTAACGAATACAGGCGTCATTGCGAGTCTCAACGGCAACGGCATATATTCAAACGGAGCCAATACCAATATCACCAACAATGTAGGGTCAACGGTACCTCTGGGAAGCATTCAGGGAGGCAACAGCGGAATATATCTCAACGCAGGGGGAGACGTCAATAATTATGCATTAATAACGGGTGTTAGCCAGGGGGTATATCTGCCGGTTGGAGGAAATGTCAATAACCAAACCAGCGGTTTAATATATGCAGCAGGAGGCACAATGCCGGCATCGGTGGGAGTCAGCTACGGCGTAAATGAGACGATCGTAAACTACGGTACCATCATGGGTGACGAAAACGGCATAAGATTCGCAAGGGGCGGAACAGTGACCAACTACGGCAGCATAACCGGGACAATCGGCTATGGCATATTCTCTCCTATGAGCATTGTGGAGACTATGACGGTCACCAATTATAATACGATAACAGGCAAGTCCATAGGAATATACCTCAGTGCAGGCGGAACGGTAACCAATAAACCCGGTGGCACGATCACCGGAACCGATAACTATGGTATAGTTTCAGACAAGGATGTCTGGGTAATCAACGATGGCACCATCGACGGATCATCCGGCATCATTCTGACAGGAGGCTCCGTAAATAAAATCGATAATACAGGAGATATTATCGCAACCGGTAAGCAGGGCATTTCTGTTATCAACAGCACCACCAACGTCGAGATAACGAACAGCGGTCAGATAAAAGGTGCGTCTGAGGGTATATCTATCAATGGGGACGGAATCATAAACAACAACTCCGGGACAATAATCGGAGGAACCGCTGCTATTTCCACGGCCGCTACCAGCAACAGCATCAATATTCTCAATGACGGCCTGATAGAAGGCAACAACAGCGGCATATATCTTTTAGGTACCCAAAGCACGATAGAGAATCGCGACACCATAAATGGCATCGGCGGCATAGGTATATCGTCCGCCGGCGGCCCGACCGTCCTTCTCAACGACGGCACGATCACAGGCGATGTCACTCTTCTCTCCGGCGTTGTGAACAACGTAACGTTCATTACCGGCAGCGAGATAGACGGCAACTTTGACATAGGTGACGGCAACTCGACGCTCGATTTCCCAGGCGCACCCGACATCAACCTGAAGTATTCCACGGTCACAGGGACGACCAAGATCTATCTCAATACGACTGTGACCTTCGGGAATGGGTGGACATCCCCGCCCGCCATTGGGTTGGATGACAAGATCATTCTCATCAAGGGAACCACCGGAGGCTCGATGGCAACTTATCGTTACGTCAGCTATACTTTCAATGGCGAGGAGTTCACGATACTTGCGGCAAATTCAAAAACGGATCTGATCGCAAAGCTCACATATGTAACAGCGGACTATGTCCTTATCGACGGAAGTCAGGAACAGGCCCCGAATCAGGTGTTTACATTAAGCCAGGCTGATTTTGACAACATGGGTACTTTCATCCTTGACAACACAGGCAGCCCGAACAACGGCTGGTACTATATAACGGAAAATGTCACGCTTAGCAATTCAATAACGATGTCCGGTGATGTCAGCCTGATCGTAAGGGACAGTTGCACAGTGACCGTGACAAGCGGCAACGGTGTCGAAGTTCCAGCCGGAAGCTCCGCCGCGGTATATGCGAACACACGCGCAGGTGTCGATGCAGGAGACATTGGTGTAGTGACATCTACGGCCGCAGGCGCATATGGAGTGAATGCCGCAGGCAACGTGATCAACACGGCGAGCATAAACATCCCAAGCAGCACCAACGGAGCCGTAGTAAGCATGGGCATCAATGCAAGCAGTCAGATCGATATTATCAATGGTGTCACCGGTATAATTCAGGGTAGAGGGGGCATAAACCTTACCGTCGGCGGCATGGTCGATAACTACGGAATAATAAAGGCTGATATGGGAGCAGGTACGGGAGCAGGTATCCAGATCGGAGGCAATGCCACAGTGACGAACGAAGAGGGCGGCAAGATCCTTGGTAGTACGGGCATATACTGCATTAGCGGTAACGTCGAAATTGATAACTCTGGTACGATAGACGGAACAGACGGAATAAGGCTTATCACAACAAGCGTATGTACCATCACCAACAACAAGACCGGGATCATCAAACAGAGTGCAGGCACCGGTACAAGCAATGCCATATGTTACTCTCAATCTGCGACAGGCAATATCTATAACTACGGTCAGATATTGGCCGAAAAAGGCCCGGCGATCTTTATCGATACGTCATATGCCACCACGGCCGTGAACACATTCAACTACGTCAACGCCGACGGGACCAGGGCGCTGATAAAGGGCCCGTATGCCATCCAATACATCAACTCCTCGCGCGGAGATATCTATAACGAGGCCGATGTCCAGTCATCGACAGGCTATGCGATACAGAGCAGCTATTCCGGTTCCAAAATAACGAATGCTCTCGGCGGCAAGCTCACAGGCACCGGCGGTATATCAACGTCGGGTGTATCGGTCATCAACGCCGGCGACATCATCGCTAACGGGACCCCTGGCGGGAATCCGTCGATAGGAATAATCTCTTTGGGCAATGTAAGCATCGAGAACAGCGGCAATATAACCGCAGGACTCTATGGGATAACTCTCAGCGGGGGCACCGTTAAGAACACCTCTGCCGGTAACATCACGGTCTCCGGAGCATATAATTCCAACATGATAGGTATCCGCGGCACCAACGGCGAGACGATAATCAACGACGGCCGGATAGATGTAACGACCACCGGCTCGGTCAATGCCATCGGCATCCGTCTCCAGGCGGGAGGAAACATTACCAACAACAATGTCATATCAGGCGGTAACTATGGAGTATGGTCGGTAGGAACGGTCAAATTATCCAACTATGATTCAATCATCGGTAACGTTACATTAGATAACGTTGCTAACGATGTTGTTTTCGGAGCCGGCAGCTCTATCACAGGCAATTTCACTATGGGTACAGGCGGCGGTACGCTGAAGTTCACAGACCCGAGCGGATCTTTGACCACAAGTGCACTCAAATATTCCACTGTCAGCGGTGTTGCGAACATAGGCAGCGCCCTGGTAAGCTTTGA
It includes:
- a CDS encoding IS110 family RNA-guided transposase, encoding MKIAIGIDVHKEKCAAFAVYAGKEEPRKKNLDFLERFNADFRRFPSDAAGMVGLTNRLHGQDAYILIENSTKSHDVYWMLTNLGFRVTVAHAADLYRITRSKTKNDDNDAAELAGYMRRRLMGEIEFAVAHMPSREVLVQRELCRFDINDRNDLTALKKQIRSHLLIRGMKLSRDYSDITCVLALRELKATGDHILILDAAKAESIKARKSQTEKMIRYRMEGNRMFDIVWSVPGFGILSAAYVTCMADDMTRFVDGRAFAASAGITPKLDESADRPKNCGISRRGDPELRRLLCQATFVHINHADSFISEKYKRLKANGKHHNEALVACANSMARMIWAMVTRDRKYSADPTVMAVTRYLADSDEIEDEMEAAQTE
- a CDS encoding Cdc6/Cdc18 family protein; the encoded protein is MGIFDESKQKRKQLIKNRNILQTTYIPDQLPHRENEIRNIVEIITPSLYKNKPSNILVTGKTGTGKTAVLNYIGKELKKEDPKEENCSFIYVNCEIVDNPYGILFNISNQIIIDQNRIPPTGWSLDRVYDTMISYIDKENKVFIIVLDEIDRILQKNGDDIFYFLTTMNEILKQSKISIIGVTNNAKFTELLSTKIKSRLGEEKVIFSPYNAEQLQNILRGRAELAFDTEIIGDGVISRCAAISAQDSGDARKALDLLRVSAEIAERNGDTSVTEAHVIAARNKIEIDAVIEVIRTITVQSKIVLRSIIELHEKKDIITTGNVYSIYKENCDILSANLLKEKRVADLISELDMLGIIHARVKSFGRNGRTREIELNINKDIIDFVKKDELFEPLQKHKSKKQTTLWKEQEDNKKV